A single window of Dermacentor albipictus isolate Rhodes 1998 colony chromosome 1, USDA_Dalb.pri_finalv2, whole genome shotgun sequence DNA harbors:
- the LOC135909961 gene encoding uncharacterized protein isoform X2, with amino-acid sequence MGTQTAVFDATGKYPTGVLQVTRVDLGAFDECLETEVRDSSGNVSSRGQYCNLQIQPKTDALGPKEMEFVSAMVHPKEHTYCIYGEDPCRVVPFMEAAHSSYFPATESKTPHV; translated from the exons TGCAGTGTTCGACGCTACGGGCAAATACCCGACGGGCGTGCTACAAGTTACCCGCGTCGACCTAGGAGCTTTCGACGAGTGCCTCGAGACGGAGGTGCGGGACAGCTCTGGAAATGTGAGCTCACGTGGCCAGTACTGCAATTTGCAGATCCAGCCGAAGACGGACGCTCTTGGTCCGAAGGAGATGGAATTCGTATCGGCCATGGTGCATCCCAAG GAACACACGTACTGCATCTACGGAGAAGACCCCTGCAGAGTTGTTCCTTTCATGGAAGCCGCGCATTCGTCTTACTTTCCTGCAACCGAGTCTAAAACACCGCATGTATAA
- the LOC135909961 gene encoding uncharacterized protein isoform X3 gives MGTQTAVFDATGKYPTGVLQVTRVDLGAFDECLETEVRDSSGNVSSRGQYCNLQIQPKTDALGPKEMEFVSAMVHPKYNPLWQKFGCRIVLRRSPSHGAHFKSEL, from the exons TGCAGTGTTCGACGCTACGGGCAAATACCCGACGGGCGTGCTACAAGTTACCCGCGTCGACCTAGGAGCTTTCGACGAGTGCCTCGAGACGGAGGTGCGGGACAGCTCTGGAAATGTGAGCTCACGTGGCCAGTACTGCAATTTGCAGATCCAGCCGAAGACGGACGCTCTTGGTCCGAAGGAGATGGAATTCGTATCGGCCATGGTGCATCCCAAG tacaacCCCCTATGGCAGAAATTCGGGTGTCGAATTGTGTTACGGCGGAGCCCGAGCCATGGAGCTCACTTCAAATCGGAATTGT GA
- the LOC135909961 gene encoding uncharacterized protein isoform X4: MGTQTAVFDATGKYPTGVLQVTRVDLGAFDECLETEVRDSSGNVSSRGQYCNLQIQPKTDALGPKEMEFVSAMVHPKVAASASGLRFHRQPVVVVVN, from the exons TGCAGTGTTCGACGCTACGGGCAAATACCCGACGGGCGTGCTACAAGTTACCCGCGTCGACCTAGGAGCTTTCGACGAGTGCCTCGAGACGGAGGTGCGGGACAGCTCTGGAAATGTGAGCTCACGTGGCCAGTACTGCAATTTGCAGATCCAGCCGAAGACGGACGCTCTTGGTCCGAAGGAGATGGAATTCGTATCGGCCATGGTGCATCCCAAG GTGGCAGCGAGTGCATCTGGACTTCGCTTTCACCGACAACCAGTGGTTGTTGTGGTCAATTGA
- the LOC135909961 gene encoding uncharacterized protein isoform X1 encodes MGTQTAVFDATGKYPTGVLQVTRVDLGAFDECLETEVRDSSGNVSSRGQYCNLQIQPKTDALGPKEMEFVSAMVHPKILDFMGAVKEQETPLIRIGICFLDDCNESDLQALADAVQPPMAEIRVSNCVTAEPEPWSSLQIGIVNAAGSCGGVLGSGQHTANCFTLPKERMQTTTRCALSTACGPSASATLCWAIPSRSCQTPGLIQSQREGNDEDDDT; translated from the exons TGCAGTGTTCGACGCTACGGGCAAATACCCGACGGGCGTGCTACAAGTTACCCGCGTCGACCTAGGAGCTTTCGACGAGTGCCTCGAGACGGAGGTGCGGGACAGCTCTGGAAATGTGAGCTCACGTGGCCAGTACTGCAATTTGCAGATCCAGCCGAAGACGGACGCTCTTGGTCCGAAGGAGATGGAATTCGTATCGGCCATGGTGCATCCCAAG ATTCTTGATTTCATGGGAGCAGTCAAGGAACAAGAAACACCTTTGATTCGTATAGGCATATGCTTTCTAGACGACTGCAATGAAAGTGATTTGCAAGCACTAGCTGACGCAG tacaacCCCCTATGGCAGAAATTCGGGTGTCGAATTGTGTTACGGCGGAGCCCGAGCCATGGAGCTCACTTCAAATCGGAATTGT GAATGCTGCTGGAAGTTGTGGTGGCGTTCTCGGCAGCGGCCAGCACACCGCGAATTGTTTCACGTTGCCGAAAGAACGAATGCAGACCACTACTCGCTGCGCTTTGTCTACGGCCTGCGGACCATCAGCATCGGCCACATTGTGCTGGGCCATTCCTTCCAGGTCGTGTCAGACACCTGGG CTGATCCAGTCCCAAAGGGAAGGAAACGATGAAGATGATGACACTTAA